A genome region from Labilibaculum antarcticum includes the following:
- a CDS encoding serine hydrolase, translating to MLRTTRTLSLFLFLAFCVYSQGVKAQGLTSHQIDSIANKSLELFPSAGVAVSVVKDGKLIHAKGYGYSSIESKKAVDENTLFAIASNSKAFTVAALAILVDEGKLSWHDKVIDYIPEFTMYDSYVRANFTIEDLLCHRSGLGLGAGDLMIFPDGGDYTIDDILKSFQYQKPVSAFRTKYDYDNLLYIVAGEIIHRISGITWAEFVESRIMKPLGMDSSVSSFERLKDKTNLALPHSSESGEMKQIEAYSCSLTDAAGGINSSVNDLSRWLLVQLNGGKYGDNLEKELFSEASQKEMWKLHTMMTFSAKGSERYQNHYQAYGLGWVIKDYKAYTIISHTGGLPGMLSKTLVIPELNLGVAVLTNSIPGGTTYFTLPQAIIDSYIGAEPKDWNAYASERLSGENRMVDSVVNAVWETVEKAKSFPINFEDYTGTYEDNWFGAVEVYSKDDQLWFKSLRSPKLVGRMQYYKGTTFAVKWNYAAMNCDAFATFNLDQEGKAVLIKMNGISPNIDFSFDFHDLELKRVKKN from the coding sequence ATGTTGAGAACAACAAGAACACTAAGTTTATTCCTTTTTCTGGCATTTTGCGTGTATAGTCAGGGAGTAAAAGCACAGGGGCTGACTAGTCACCAAATCGATTCCATCGCGAATAAATCATTGGAATTATTTCCTTCGGCAGGAGTTGCTGTTTCTGTCGTAAAAGATGGCAAACTGATTCATGCAAAAGGCTATGGCTACAGCTCGATAGAGAGTAAGAAAGCTGTCGATGAAAATACGCTGTTTGCCATTGCATCAAACAGCAAGGCATTCACGGTTGCGGCTCTTGCCATTTTGGTTGATGAGGGAAAACTTTCGTGGCACGATAAGGTGATCGATTATATCCCTGAATTTACCATGTACGATTCCTATGTGAGAGCGAATTTTACGATTGAGGATTTGTTGTGCCATCGCAGTGGTTTGGGCTTGGGAGCAGGCGATCTCATGATTTTTCCCGATGGAGGCGATTACACCATTGATGATATCTTGAAGAGTTTTCAGTATCAGAAACCCGTATCCGCTTTTCGAACCAAATACGATTACGATAATTTGTTGTACATCGTTGCAGGGGAGATTATTCACCGGATTAGCGGCATTACCTGGGCTGAGTTTGTCGAAAGCAGAATTATGAAACCATTGGGCATGGATAGTTCGGTAAGTTCGTTTGAAAGGCTAAAGGATAAAACAAATCTTGCTCTACCACATTCATCGGAAAGTGGGGAGATGAAACAAATCGAGGCTTACTCATGTTCCTTAACCGATGCGGCAGGGGGTATTAATTCCAGTGTAAATGATTTAAGCAGGTGGTTGTTGGTGCAGTTAAACGGCGGAAAGTATGGCGATAATCTGGAGAAAGAATTGTTTTCGGAAGCCAGTCAAAAAGAGATGTGGAAATTGCATACCATGATGACTTTTTCAGCGAAGGGAAGTGAACGTTATCAAAATCATTACCAGGCTTATGGCTTGGGCTGGGTGATTAAAGATTATAAAGCTTATACGATTATTAGTCATACTGGTGGTTTGCCGGGAATGCTATCGAAAACTCTTGTAATTCCTGAATTGAACTTGGGAGTAGCTGTACTCACCAATTCGATTCCCGGGGGGACTACTTATTTTACGCTTCCTCAGGCTATTATCGACTCTTATATTGGTGCAGAGCCTAAAGACTGGAATGCTTATGCTTCTGAAAGATTATCGGGCGAAAACAGGATGGTTGATTCTGTGGTAAATGCGGTATGGGAAACCGTTGAGAAGGCAAAATCTTTTCCGATTAATTTCGAAGACTACACCGGCACATACGAAGACAATTGGTTCGGAGCCGTTGAGGTGTACAGTAAGGACGATCAGTTGTGGTTTAAATCACTACGCTCTCCAAAATTGGTGGGTCGCATGCAGTATTATAAAGGCACAACTTTTGCTGTTAAATGGAATTATGCCGCTATGAACTGTGATGCATTTGCAACCTTTAATTTAGATCAGGAAGGAAAAGCGGTACTAATTAAGATGAATGGCATATCCCCGAATAT
- a CDS encoding NADH:flavin oxidoreductase/NADH oxidase family protein, giving the protein MVKRSDSNNILQRELQLPCGAILKNRLSKSPMSDSLGDGEGNPTEAQIRLYEKWADGGIALSIVGEVHGDSRFPEKPGNLILNENSNHEIFKSFTSRAVIEGAHLWAQLGHAGALSHLPISLPKGPSALNLESLKCEGMSINDIQELPQMYARTALQAKTVGFSGVLIHAGHGFLLSQFLSPLFNHRTDRYGGSIESRCRIILEVIKEVRNAVGPSFPVGIRINSSDQLEGGLTEVDALEVVRFIDKTSIDLIDISGGTYFPGAKASSEGSSAGPYFLDFAKRARSITTVPLMLTGGFKKSDQAVDAIASGVVDMVGLGRAMVLDPRLPKSWLSGNDYEPNFPRFKKTIPGGMTAWYTMRLIALGEDRENEFELDLPTAIKKYEDRDAQRAYKWKNKFPL; this is encoded by the coding sequence ATGGTAAAAAGATCAGATTCAAATAATATCCTACAAAGAGAACTGCAACTGCCCTGCGGCGCAATTCTAAAGAACAGACTTTCAAAATCCCCTATGTCCGATTCACTTGGGGACGGTGAAGGCAATCCGACAGAAGCTCAGATACGACTTTATGAAAAATGGGCGGATGGTGGTATCGCTTTGTCTATTGTAGGTGAAGTTCATGGGGATTCTCGTTTCCCAGAGAAACCAGGAAATCTGATTCTTAATGAAAATTCCAATCATGAAATCTTTAAGTCATTCACAAGCCGAGCGGTGATTGAAGGTGCTCACTTATGGGCTCAATTAGGCCATGCCGGAGCTCTTTCACATTTACCAATTAGTCTACCCAAAGGGCCGTCGGCGCTTAATCTTGAGAGTCTTAAATGTGAAGGCATGTCAATTAATGATATTCAAGAGTTACCTCAAATGTATGCAAGAACGGCACTACAGGCAAAAACTGTGGGTTTCAGCGGTGTGCTTATTCATGCAGGACATGGGTTTTTGTTGAGCCAGTTTCTTTCACCTTTGTTTAATCATAGAACTGATAGATATGGTGGTTCTATCGAATCACGTTGCCGTATTATTCTTGAAGTTATAAAAGAAGTAAGGAATGCTGTTGGCCCATCTTTTCCTGTCGGTATTAGAATTAATTCATCAGATCAACTAGAAGGTGGATTGACCGAAGTTGATGCTTTGGAAGTTGTACGTTTTATCGATAAAACAAGTATTGATCTTATTGATATTAGTGGTGGAACATACTTTCCCGGAGCAAAGGCAAGTTCTGAAGGTTCAAGTGCTGGACCTTATTTTCTTGACTTTGCAAAACGTGCGAGAAGTATAACAACAGTGCCACTAATGTTAACGGGCGGATTCAAGAAAAGCGATCAAGCAGTTGATGCCATAGCTAGTGGTGTTGTTGATATGGTAGGTTTAGGACGCGCAATGGTACTTGATCCTCGACTTCCAAAATCCTGGTTAAGTGGAAATGATTATGAACCTAATTTCCCGAGATTCAAAAAGACAATTCCTGGTGGTATGACAGCATGGTATACCATGAGACTGATTGCTTTGGGTGAGGATAGGGAGAATGAATTTGAATTAGATCTACCCACAGCCATTAAGAAATATGAAGACAGAGATGCACAACGTGCTTATAAGTGGAAGAATAAGTTTCCTTTATAA
- a CDS encoding DUF1801 domain-containing protein, with the protein MKESAYKEVQVFIEKLGNTDSVKHQIIEASRRLVFENYPNAAERMMYGGILFSLEEDFGGVFAYKNHVSFEFSIGYQFNDPEKLLEGNGKYRRHVKIRCLDEVKTKKLDFFVKQAQMDDQ; encoded by the coding sequence ATGAAAGAATCAGCTTACAAAGAAGTTCAAGTATTTATCGAAAAATTGGGCAATACAGATTCTGTAAAGCATCAAATAATTGAGGCTTCTCGTAGATTGGTTTTTGAAAATTATCCGAATGCTGCGGAGCGCATGATGTATGGTGGAATTCTATTTTCTTTAGAAGAGGATTTTGGAGGTGTGTTTGCGTATAAAAATCATGTCTCTTTTGAGTTTAGTATTGGATACCAATTTAACGATCCTGAAAAGCTTTTGGAAGGAAATGGGAAATATCGCCGTCATGTAAAAATTAGATGTTTGGATGAGGTGAAGACAAAGAAGCTCGACTTTTTTGTGAAACAAGCTCAAATGGACGATCAGTAA
- a CDS encoding CorA family divalent cation transporter, translating to MIEIYYKNNDVRKYKSIDEVEYLPDNIFSVRFIDFLNSDLELISEKFDLDLTSFSKKEDIEISSHYIESPDQLSLNFTIPSYSSSNFFEEKDIYILIKNEIVFTFLSPDIENILNHLTQSIYNFKNTKIDTYHQLFVFQIGVISDYYADIVELISKKIRDLFKNILKSEQFKEKDLDYIAELRFNNLLIRESLSEFQRILLLLKKSFKKTDNAFIKISEELKDLTVIADYLQYNFSRLDDLHGNINSKIELEQNKIFKILTIITVCISLPTLIAGVYGMNFKYMPELDWGFGYPITLLILILSFIIPLIYFKRKKWF from the coding sequence ATGATTGAGATCTACTATAAAAATAATGATGTAAGAAAATATAAATCGATTGATGAAGTTGAATATTTACCAGACAATATATTCAGTGTTCGGTTTATTGATTTCCTGAACTCAGATTTGGAACTGATTTCAGAGAAGTTCGATCTTGATTTAACTTCCTTTAGTAAAAAAGAGGATATAGAAATAAGTTCCCACTATATTGAATCACCTGACCAATTGTCGTTAAACTTTACGATTCCAAGCTATTCTTCCAGCAATTTTTTTGAGGAAAAAGACATTTACATTCTGATTAAAAACGAAATTGTATTTACATTTCTTTCGCCGGATATAGAAAATATTTTAAATCACTTAACACAATCTATTTATAATTTTAAGAATACAAAAATTGACACCTATCATCAACTTTTTGTTTTTCAGATAGGGGTAATCTCAGATTACTATGCAGATATTGTCGAGTTAATTTCAAAAAAGATTAGAGACCTTTTCAAAAATATTCTCAAATCGGAACAATTCAAGGAAAAGGACTTGGATTACATTGCCGAATTAAGGTTTAACAATCTCCTTATTCGGGAATCACTTTCCGAGTTTCAACGAATTCTTCTTCTCTTAAAAAAGAGTTTTAAAAAAACGGACAATGCATTCATTAAGATTAGTGAAGAGTTGAAAGATCTTACAGTAATAGCAGATTATTTACAATACAATTTTAGTAGACTGGATGATTTGCATGGGAATATAAATTCGAAGATAGAATTGGAACAAAATAAAATTTTTAAAATCCTTACCATTATCACGGTGTGTATATCGCTGCCTACTTTAATTGCAGGCGTATATGGAATGAATTTTAAATACATGCCCGAACTGGATTGGGGGTTCGGATATCCAATTACTTTACTGATTTTAATACTGAGTTTTATCATCCCATTAATCTATTTTAAAAGAAAGAAATGGTTTTAA
- a CDS encoding PAS domain-containing sensor histidine kinase, which produces MAGKPSYEELEQEIKDLKISLRKSQCPDDLFGRSDTYKLAFENSNIGVCFVDLQGNFLKVNPEFASILGYSVGEIEKLNVATVSSKEYLVESLDYMNRAIRKEISSFSFEKKYIRKDGQLITCSIKSSLVCDEKDVPQYFITHIVDITEIQKAEDAILKNEKHLRTIFQAMSEGFSIQDVICDEYGNPCDLRFIDANPAFEQQTGLKNDETLGHTLLELFPDSEKYWVERYGKVGLTGEPTTFEAIFGPLSIYYQVNAFQTKPGQFGVMFTDINERKLAENVLKEKNEEIEAKIKEVNKVNELLLKAKEKAEESDRLKSAFLANMSHEIRTPMNGILGFADLLKTPNLTIDSKKQYFEIIEKSGARMLSIIDDIVDISRIESGMMDVNLKELNINEHMEYIQTLFKPEIEEKGIQFRWTNSDANSDTIITNDSEKLYAILTNLVKNAVKYTDKGFVEFGYCEKGEDIEFYVRDSGLGIRKDRQKAIFERFMQADINDEQARQGAGLGLSISKAFVEMLGGKIWVESELGKGSVFYFTLPSKK; this is translated from the coding sequence ATGGCAGGAAAACCAAGCTATGAGGAGTTAGAACAAGAAATTAAGGATTTGAAAATCAGCTTAAGGAAAAGTCAATGTCCTGATGATTTGTTTGGGCGTAGTGATACCTATAAGCTAGCATTTGAAAATTCGAACATCGGAGTTTGCTTTGTCGATTTGCAAGGGAATTTTTTAAAGGTTAATCCAGAGTTTGCTTCTATTTTGGGGTATTCGGTAGGCGAAATTGAAAAGTTGAACGTAGCAACAGTTAGCTCCAAAGAATATTTGGTCGAGAGTCTGGACTACATGAACCGAGCTATTCGTAAAGAGATCTCTTCTTTTTCTTTCGAAAAAAAATACATTCGAAAAGATGGCCAACTAATTACTTGTTCCATAAAGAGTTCTCTTGTTTGTGATGAAAAAGATGTTCCCCAATACTTTATAACACATATTGTAGATATTACAGAAATACAAAAAGCAGAAGATGCGATTTTGAAAAATGAAAAACATTTGCGTACCATTTTTCAGGCGATGAGTGAGGGATTTTCGATTCAGGATGTAATCTGCGATGAGTATGGAAATCCATGCGATCTTCGATTTATTGATGCTAATCCTGCATTTGAGCAACAAACAGGATTAAAAAATGATGAAACTTTAGGGCATACCTTATTAGAGCTATTTCCCGATTCGGAAAAATATTGGGTGGAGCGATATGGTAAGGTGGGACTAACAGGTGAGCCAACCACATTCGAAGCAATATTTGGCCCTTTAAGTATTTATTATCAGGTGAATGCATTTCAAACAAAACCGGGGCAGTTTGGAGTCATGTTTACTGATATTAATGAACGAAAGCTTGCTGAAAATGTTTTGAAAGAAAAAAATGAGGAGATCGAAGCTAAAATTAAAGAAGTAAATAAAGTTAACGAGCTCTTGTTGAAGGCAAAAGAGAAAGCAGAAGAGAGCGATCGGTTGAAATCTGCCTTTCTTGCAAATATGAGCCATGAGATACGAACACCAATGAATGGTATTTTAGGATTTGCAGATTTGCTGAAAACACCTAATCTTACTATTGACTCGAAGAAACAGTATTTCGAAATTATTGAGAAGAGTGGTGCTCGCATGCTTTCTATTATTGATGATATTGTAGATATTTCGAGGATAGAGTCGGGAATGATGGATGTTAATTTAAAAGAGTTGAATATAAATGAACACATGGAATATATTCAAACTCTTTTTAAGCCCGAAATAGAGGAAAAAGGAATTCAGTTTCGTTGGACAAATTCAGATGCAAATAGTGATACTATAATTACCAATGATTCGGAAAAGTTGTATGCGATTCTTACCAATTTGGTGAAGAATGCTGTTAAATATACCGATAAAGGTTTTGTTGAATTTGGATACTGTGAAAAGGGAGAAGATATTGAGTTTTATGTGAGAGATTCAGGTTTAGGAATTAGAAAGGACAGACAGAAAGCAATATTTGAACGATTCATGCAGGCTGATATTAATGATGAACAGGCTCGGCAGGGGGCTGGTTTGGGCTTATCGATAAGCAAAGCGTTTGTAGAAATGCTGGGTGGAAAAATCTGGGTGGAAAGTGAATTAGGGAAAGGATCCGTTTTTTATTTTACACTTCCTTCTAAAAAATAG
- a CDS encoding HD domain-containing protein has translation MNKESIIAQTVEFVKQTLADAEGGHDWWHIYRVWKSAKELARSEKVDLFVVELGALLHDIADSKFHNGDEEIGPRLAREFLSSLSVDEETIIHVENIINNISFKGGKETQKFNSRELDVVQDADRMDAIGAIGIARTFNYGGHKNREIYNPTIPPNLNMSKEEYKNSDAPTINHFYEKLLLLKDRMNTNAGKAMAEKRHAFMQVYLNEFYQEWEGR, from the coding sequence ATGAACAAGGAAAGTATAATTGCCCAAACAGTTGAATTTGTAAAACAAACACTTGCCGATGCCGAAGGAGGGCACGATTGGTGGCACATTTACCGGGTGTGGAAATCGGCTAAAGAATTGGCCCGAAGCGAGAAGGTAGATTTGTTTGTGGTAGAGCTGGGTGCCTTACTGCACGACATTGCAGATTCTAAATTTCACAATGGCGACGAGGAAATTGGTCCGCGTTTGGCCAGAGAATTTCTTTCTTCCCTTTCGGTGGATGAGGAAACTATTATTCATGTTGAGAACATCATTAATAACATCTCTTTTAAAGGAGGTAAAGAAACTCAAAAATTCAATTCACGAGAATTGGATGTGGTACAGGATGCCGACCGAATGGATGCTATTGGTGCCATTGGTATTGCCAGAACTTTTAACTATGGCGGACATAAAAACCGCGAAATATACAATCCAACCATCCCTCCAAATTTAAACATGAGCAAAGAGGAATACAAGAATAGTGATGCTCCAACCATCAATCATTTCTACGAAAAATTACTTTTGCTGAAAGATCGGATGAACACCAATGCAGGTAAAGCGATGGCCGAAAAACGTCATGCTTTTATGCAGGTGTATCTTAATGAATTTTATCAGGAGTGGGAAGGGAGATAA
- a CDS encoding alpha/beta hydrolase encodes MKKRLIILSDLWGFEEAEWMDCYLKILNPHFKIEFFDSRKLVDLDLSDNSEGRLHARFVNGGIDRGVYKLGLQEKQTVIVLAFSVGGVIAWKAGLKGLRISTLYAISSTRLRYEKEKPDCKCTLYFGANDRYKPEVEWFRDLELDLNLIDDQEHELYQDEEFAKKLCQKIIEEQIEADK; translated from the coding sequence ATGAAGAAACGACTTATCATTTTATCCGATTTGTGGGGCTTTGAAGAAGCTGAGTGGATGGATTGTTATCTAAAGATATTAAATCCACACTTCAAAATTGAATTCTTCGATTCCCGTAAATTGGTGGATCTTGATTTGTCGGATAATTCTGAAGGCAGGCTTCATGCGCGGTTTGTGAATGGAGGAATTGATAGGGGAGTGTACAAACTGGGATTGCAGGAGAAACAGACTGTTATTGTTCTTGCTTTTAGTGTAGGAGGAGTAATTGCCTGGAAAGCTGGGTTAAAAGGCCTTAGAATCTCCACCTTATATGCCATATCATCAACTCGATTAAGATATGAAAAGGAAAAGCCAGATTGTAAGTGTACCCTTTATTTCGGGGCCAACGATCGATACAAACCAGAGGTAGAATGGTTTCGGGATTTGGAGTTGGATCTTAATTTGATTGATGATCAGGAACATGAGCTGTATCAGGATGAGGAATTTGCGAAAAAGCTTTGTCAAAAGATAATTGAAGAACAAATTGAAGCTGATAAATAG
- a CDS encoding Kelch repeat-containing protein, giving the protein MMKKIYLAFVLLTIALTINAQNLKDYSWEIIETSGDVVGRHENAFVEFNDQFYLIGGRGIKPVNVFDPATNSWETKGKTPIELHHFQAVVYKDAIYFAGAMTGPYPKETPCEYIWIYYPKQDKWEKGAEIPLEMRRGGGGVFIRDHKIYRVCGIEYGHTSGTTNLFDTYDLETKKWESLTKAPHVRDHFSAIVVNDKLYCIGGRNTSVHYKDNFGAFFTATIPFVDEYDFKLGKWFTHKNTLPVPTAAGGIVTIDNKIIYMGGEGMSKKAYAETQCLDLETGEWSLLAPLQIGRHGSNAIFYKNKIYFAAGSPKQGGGNMNTIEVFSAKP; this is encoded by the coding sequence ATGATGAAAAAAATATACCTCGCATTTGTATTGTTGACAATTGCCTTAACAATAAATGCACAGAATTTAAAGGATTATAGTTGGGAGATCATAGAAACGAGTGGTGATGTTGTAGGACGTCATGAGAATGCTTTCGTTGAATTTAACGATCAGTTTTATTTGATTGGTGGCAGAGGAATTAAGCCCGTGAATGTGTTTGATCCGGCAACGAATAGTTGGGAAACGAAAGGAAAAACACCAATAGAACTGCACCATTTTCAGGCAGTGGTGTACAAAGATGCAATTTATTTTGCTGGAGCTATGACTGGGCCTTATCCAAAGGAGACTCCTTGTGAATACATTTGGATCTATTATCCGAAGCAAGACAAATGGGAAAAAGGTGCTGAAATACCTCTTGAAATGAGAAGAGGTGGAGGAGGTGTCTTTATTCGCGATCATAAAATTTATAGGGTATGTGGAATTGAATACGGACATACGAGTGGCACAACAAACCTTTTTGATACCTACGATTTGGAAACTAAGAAATGGGAAAGCTTAACCAAAGCCCCACATGTTCGCGATCATTTTTCAGCCATTGTGGTAAACGACAAGTTGTATTGCATTGGCGGTAGAAATACCAGTGTGCATTACAAAGATAATTTTGGTGCCTTTTTTACGGCAACCATCCCTTTTGTTGATGAATATGATTTTAAATTGGGTAAATGGTTTACGCATAAAAACACACTTCCTGTCCCCACCGCAGCGGGTGGAATTGTCACCATAGACAACAAAATTATTTATATGGGAGGCGAAGGAATGAGCAAAAAAGCATACGCAGAAACTCAATGTCTTGATTTAGAAACAGGAGAATGGTCCTTACTAGCTCCCTTACAAATAGGCAGACACGGTAGTAATGCGATTTTTTATAAGAATAAAATCTATTTTGCCGCAGGTAGCCCAAAACAAGGGGGTGGAAATATGAATACCATCGAGGTTTTTTCAGCAAAACCGTAG
- a CDS encoding ThuA domain-containing protein: MKVMLKTIRFTLLIASCLVISESGFAQTHKVPSLKGKNVLIVYGGWKGHNPQAFVERITPWLKSEGAIITTSESLDSYTDEKLMAETDLVIQSWTMGKISKEQVKGLLKAVKNGTGLAGCHGGIGDSFRDQSEYLFMVGGQWAAHPGGKINYEVNICDTEDPITEGLSDFKVDNTEQYYMLVDPNSKVLATTTFSGEHDSWIEGAVIPVVWKKYYGKGRVYNLSIGHEPKDFDNPSVWTLLKRGFAWAAESKYQAKENLISPVYKSKD, translated from the coding sequence ATGAAAGTAATGTTAAAAACAATTCGATTTACCCTATTAATTGCCTCTTGTCTTGTGATTAGTGAATCTGGCTTTGCTCAGACCCATAAAGTGCCAAGTTTAAAGGGCAAAAATGTACTGATTGTATATGGCGGATGGAAAGGTCACAATCCACAGGCATTTGTTGAAAGAATTACACCATGGCTAAAGAGTGAAGGAGCCATTATCACCACATCCGAAAGTTTAGATTCCTATACCGATGAGAAATTGATGGCAGAAACCGACTTGGTAATTCAATCGTGGACCATGGGAAAGATTAGCAAGGAACAAGTAAAAGGATTGCTGAAAGCAGTGAAGAACGGAACAGGTTTGGCTGGCTGTCATGGTGGTATTGGTGATTCGTTTCGCGATCAGTCGGAGTATTTGTTCATGGTGGGCGGACAATGGGCTGCGCATCCTGGCGGTAAAATTAATTACGAAGTCAATATTTGTGATACCGAAGATCCTATTACAGAAGGATTGAGTGATTTTAAGGTTGATAATACGGAACAATATTACATGTTGGTAGACCCAAATTCGAAGGTGCTGGCAACAACAACATTTAGTGGGGAGCATGATTCATGGATAGAAGGTGCTGTGATACCGGTTGTTTGGAAAAAGTATTACGGAAAAGGTCGTGTATACAACTTATCAATTGGTCATGAACCTAAAGATTTTGATAATCCTTCGGTATGGACTCTGTTGAAAAGAGGATTTGCTTGGGCTGCCGAAAGTAAATATCAAGCCAAAGAGAATTTAATTTCGCCAGTTTACAAGTCCAAAGATTAA
- a CDS encoding DUF5320 domain-containing protein, whose product MLEKKQPISNASEQLFLKEQIEALQKELEVIEQKTNAFESLVRTSLAEELIEEQELRILYKKRQQAKKEKRLEQKKRGKNYKEPIGIKPIIKAKITPSSTEEQKEKKRLYREAMLHVHPDKFSMNEEKIDLATEVTSKLVDIYKAGNLQELQLYHTHIFSGNALNQIIDIYPEARKMIPQDLYLKKEKEQLEELLFTAKNRHTYKVLTEYPDPLLFVEELRDYYADKITKLRKRTRKVKP is encoded by the coding sequence ATGCTTGAGAAGAAACAACCTATTTCGAATGCCAGCGAACAGCTCTTCCTAAAAGAACAGATTGAAGCTTTGCAAAAAGAGTTGGAAGTCATCGAGCAAAAAACAAATGCTTTTGAATCCCTAGTTCGCACCAGTTTGGCTGAAGAATTAATTGAAGAACAAGAACTACGTATTCTCTACAAAAAACGACAGCAAGCCAAGAAGGAAAAAAGACTGGAACAAAAAAAGCGAGGTAAGAATTACAAAGAACCGATTGGAATTAAACCGATTATCAAAGCAAAAATCACCCCTTCGAGTACAGAGGAACAAAAAGAAAAAAAGCGATTGTATCGGGAAGCCATGCTTCATGTTCATCCCGATAAATTTTCGATGAACGAAGAGAAAATTGATCTGGCAACAGAAGTAACCAGTAAGCTGGTTGACATTTACAAAGCTGGCAACCTACAGGAGCTGCAGTTGTACCATACACATATATTTAGTGGCAATGCACTGAATCAGATAATTGATATTTATCCGGAGGCAAGAAAAATGATTCCTCAAGATTTATATCTGAAAAAAGAGAAAGAACAGCTGGAAGAATTGTTGTTTACAGCCAAAAACAGACATACCTATAAAGTACTCACTGAATATCCTGATCCTCTCCTTTTTGTTGAAGAGTTGAGAGATTACTATGCCGATAAAATTACCAAATTGAGGAAGCGCACCAGAAAAGTTAAACCTTAA
- a CDS encoding GOLPH3/VPS74 family protein, translated as MNLNLVDQLTLLALDDEKGSFIADSFSFEYGLAGAIILELSLQNKIEIKEKKIEVHTHKTCGDILLDHFMAEIRNSKKKRDLQSWVEIIGNKISYITEETVKKLIGDGILSKKEEKILWVFSNDKYPTINAKPENELRKRLNDILLNDRNLDLKESMLISLIDMCSLNKEVYGKERAKQYKKKIKTIIENAKLSSEVGRAVQEIHDALLFVIVLMITASTATTTAIATS; from the coding sequence ATGAATTTAAATTTAGTTGATCAATTAACCCTTCTCGCATTAGATGATGAAAAAGGGAGCTTTATTGCAGATTCCTTTTCTTTCGAATATGGATTGGCAGGAGCTATTATTTTGGAGCTTTCGTTGCAAAATAAGATTGAGATTAAGGAGAAGAAAATAGAGGTACATACACATAAGACTTGTGGAGATATTTTGCTTGATCATTTTATGGCTGAGATACGAAACTCAAAAAAGAAAAGAGACTTACAGTCTTGGGTTGAGATAATCGGAAACAAGATTTCATACATCACAGAGGAAACAGTAAAAAAGCTGATTGGTGATGGTATTCTAAGCAAAAAAGAAGAAAAGATACTTTGGGTATTTTCCAATGATAAGTATCCAACCATAAATGCAAAACCCGAAAACGAACTAAGAAAACGACTGAATGATATCCTTTTAAATGATCGTAATCTTGACTTGAAGGAAAGTATGTTGATTAGCTTAATTGATATGTGTTCTTTAAATAAGGAGGTTTATGGCAAGGAAAGAGCCAAGCAATACAAAAAGAAGATTAAGACAATTATTGAAAATGCTAAATTAAGTTCTGAGGTAGGGAGAGCAGTTCAAGAAATTCACGATGCCTTACTGTTTGTAATTGTTTTAATGATCACGGCTTCTACTGCAACTACAACAGCAATTGCTACTAGTTAA